One Oncorhynchus nerka isolate Pitt River linkage group LG5, Oner_Uvic_2.0, whole genome shotgun sequence genomic window carries:
- the LOC135571729 gene encoding uncharacterized protein DDB_G0271670-like — translation SSSSRNSSSRSSSSSRSSSSSSSSSSSSSSSYSSSNSSSSSSNSCSRSCSSSSSSSSSRSCSSSSSSSSSSSSSSGSSCSSSSSSSSSYSSSNSSSSSSNSSSRSCSSSSSSSSCSISSSSSSSSSSSSNSSCSSSSSSSSSSSSSSSSSNSSSSSSRSSSSISISSSSNSSSN, via the coding sequence agtagcagtagtagaaacAGTAGCAgccgtagtagtagtagcagcaggagtagtagtagcagcagtagtagtagtagtagtagtagtagtagctacagtagtagtaacagcagtagtagtagtagtaacagctgTAGTAGaagttgtagcagcagtagtagtagtagcagtagtagaagttgtagcagcagtagtagtagtagtagtagcagcagtagtagtagtggcagtagttgtagcagcagtagtagtagtagtagtagctacagtagtagtaacagcagtagtagtagtagtaacagcagtagtagaagttgtagcagcagtagtagtagtagtagctgcagtattagtagtagcagtagcagcagtagtagtagtagtagcaatagtagctgcagtagtagtagtagtagtagcagcagcagtagtagtagtagtagtagtagtaacagcagcagtagtagtagtcgtagtagtagcagtatcagcattagtagtagtagtaatagtagtagtaat